A section of the Myxococcus virescens genome encodes:
- a CDS encoding alpha-2-macroglobulin family protein, with protein sequence MNRSFFAGVGCSLASLVGLVMFVALFGDNVRRLFGASAEALAGAPEPQASKSLRTFGGQNSEFDEVQAVLAPPPVMAEAEMAFGGIEGGLGFANEPRSARAVVVKDDARKGGGGAEADATPSRAWFPETFLFEPLVVTDASGAATVPVRVPDRLTQWRVLALAHSRSGAQSGAVTSFTGTLPTYVDPVLPAFLRAGDAVRMPVQVMNTTDAAVEAPLKVEVPGALVEGGSRTVRVPARGSVVEYVTVRVATPGQVAVRATLGATDAVVRDFPVWSTGRPVVEARGGTLAAPRSLSLTGPADAQPGSERVRVRVFPGGLGVLRSELLNASAREDAAGVGYSLLLAGRAPELLSALGETRSAEALKALSTPGQRLTAPVPPEPGEVDVESVRAGLMRATQRALRWGRAPDVATAALLAEGALAHPDNPVLARLGERLAAQVAAAQLPDGTCQGGNGWTLQRLLVATADCTRAVNAAAVTPEGKRRAAFFTARASGALERNRAHVKDGYTAAALLASGAVTGSLRDSLREQVRGAVQRRDEGAAFLPVEEGVVDAAGGTPTEAEATALAVLALEGDAKAPVADLGAALLASYEPVNGWGNGRANRLALQAVVSLFREPLPSQVRVVLERDGQVITEGTFDAKALREVMSLEAAAPGSGGAHTWTVRAEPAVPGLGFALALSAAVPWTQQAQAGLELSVQVPSDAKVGQPSEVTLQASTPSGLPLVIRHGLPAGVQVDTASLEALVREGKVASWQSEDGAVTLRLHPRGPGEPFQARFRVIPTLAGTLQGGASSLMTLSRPDLVSYVPPATWAVR encoded by the coding sequence ATGAATCGCTCGTTCTTCGCCGGGGTGGGGTGCTCCCTGGCGAGCCTGGTGGGACTGGTCATGTTCGTGGCGCTCTTCGGTGACAACGTGCGGCGCCTGTTCGGCGCATCCGCTGAGGCACTGGCGGGGGCGCCCGAGCCCCAGGCGTCGAAGAGCCTCCGCACCTTTGGTGGACAGAACTCCGAGTTCGACGAGGTGCAAGCGGTGCTGGCCCCCCCGCCGGTCATGGCGGAGGCGGAGATGGCGTTCGGGGGGATAGAGGGGGGGCTCGGATTCGCGAACGAGCCCCGCAGTGCCCGCGCCGTCGTGGTCAAGGATGATGCACGCAAGGGCGGGGGCGGCGCGGAGGCGGACGCCACGCCCAGCCGTGCCTGGTTCCCGGAGACGTTCCTCTTCGAGCCCCTGGTGGTGACGGACGCGTCCGGCGCGGCGACGGTGCCGGTGCGCGTGCCGGACCGCCTCACGCAGTGGCGGGTGCTGGCGCTGGCGCACTCGCGTTCGGGCGCGCAGTCCGGCGCGGTGACGTCCTTCACGGGCACGCTGCCCACGTACGTGGACCCGGTGCTGCCGGCCTTCCTGCGCGCGGGCGACGCCGTGCGGATGCCGGTGCAGGTGATGAACACCACGGACGCGGCGGTGGAGGCGCCCTTGAAGGTGGAGGTGCCAGGCGCGCTGGTGGAGGGCGGCAGCCGCACCGTGCGCGTTCCGGCGCGCGGCAGCGTGGTGGAGTACGTGACGGTGCGGGTGGCCACGCCAGGGCAGGTGGCGGTGCGCGCGACGCTGGGCGCCACCGACGCGGTGGTGCGGGACTTCCCCGTGTGGTCCACGGGGCGGCCGGTGGTGGAGGCGCGCGGTGGCACGCTGGCGGCGCCGCGCTCGCTGTCGCTCACCGGGCCTGCGGACGCGCAGCCGGGGAGCGAGCGCGTCCGGGTGCGGGTGTTCCCCGGCGGGCTGGGCGTGCTGCGCTCGGAGTTGCTGAACGCGAGCGCGCGCGAGGACGCGGCCGGCGTGGGCTATTCGCTGCTGCTGGCAGGCCGTGCGCCGGAGCTCCTGAGCGCGCTGGGCGAGACGCGGTCCGCGGAGGCGCTGAAGGCGCTGAGCACGCCCGGGCAGCGGCTGACGGCGCCCGTGCCTCCGGAGCCCGGTGAAGTCGACGTGGAGTCGGTACGGGCGGGGCTGATGCGGGCGACCCAGCGCGCGCTGCGGTGGGGCCGGGCGCCGGACGTGGCCACGGCGGCGCTGCTGGCGGAGGGTGCGCTGGCGCATCCGGACAACCCCGTGCTGGCCCGCCTGGGCGAGCGGCTGGCCGCGCAGGTGGCGGCGGCGCAGCTCCCGGACGGCACCTGCCAGGGCGGCAACGGCTGGACGCTCCAGCGGCTGCTGGTGGCCACCGCGGATTGCACGCGCGCGGTGAACGCAGCGGCGGTGACGCCGGAGGGCAAGCGCCGCGCGGCCTTCTTCACCGCGCGGGCCTCGGGTGCGCTGGAGCGCAACCGGGCGCACGTCAAGGATGGCTACACCGCGGCGGCGCTGCTGGCGAGCGGCGCGGTGACGGGCTCGTTGCGAGACTCGCTGCGCGAGCAGGTGCGGGGCGCCGTGCAGCGGCGCGACGAGGGCGCCGCGTTCCTGCCCGTGGAGGAGGGCGTGGTGGACGCCGCGGGCGGCACGCCGACGGAGGCCGAGGCCACCGCGCTGGCCGTGCTGGCCCTGGAGGGCGACGCGAAGGCGCCCGTGGCGGACCTGGGCGCCGCGTTGCTCGCCAGCTACGAGCCGGTGAATGGCTGGGGCAACGGGCGCGCCAACCGCCTGGCGTTGCAGGCCGTGGTGTCCCTCTTCCGCGAGCCGCTGCCCTCTCAGGTGCGGGTGGTGCTGGAGCGGGACGGCCAGGTCATCACCGAGGGCACCTTCGACGCCAAGGCCCTGCGCGAGGTGATGTCGCTGGAGGCGGCGGCGCCGGGCTCCGGCGGCGCGCATACCTGGACGGTGCGCGCGGAGCCCGCGGTGCCCGGGTTGGGCTTCGCGCTGGCGTTGAGCGCCGCGGTGCCGTGGACGCAGCAGGCACAGGCCGGGCTGGAGTTGTCCGTGCAGGTGCCCTCGGACGCGAAGGTGGGGCAGCCGTCGGAGGTGACGCTCCAGGCCTCCACGCCGTCGGGCCTGCCGCTGGTGATTCGCCACGGGCTGCCCGCGGGCGTGCAGGTGGACACCGCCAGCCTGGAGGCGCTCGTGCGCGAAGGGAAGGTGGCGTCCTGGCAGAGCGAGGATGGCGCGGTGACGCTGCGGCTTCATCCCCGAGGGCCGGGCGAGCCCTTCCAGGCGCGCTTCCGCGTCATCCCGACGCTGGCGGGCACACTCCAGGGAGGCGCGTCGTCGCTGATGACCCTGTCGCGCCCTGACCTGGTGTCCTACGTACCCCCCGCTACGTGGGCCGTACGCTGA